One window from the genome of Stigmatella aurantiaca encodes:
- a CDS encoding FHA domain-containing protein: MALKFSILASQLLADRQTVLRSVSWPVLVWESPVQRWDFQANACPVTPARARGPQGALELHVLELRERFPARNELKLGRSLDNDAVLEDLTVSRTHAFFRKEPHTGVWHVVDAGSHNGTFVGGVLIVPGRPTPLFDRSALRFGRVEVSFLQAAAFEQYVHARLTPPAARLTHVG; this comes from the coding sequence TTGGCGCTCAAGTTCTCCATCTTGGCCTCGCAACTGCTCGCCGATCGGCAAACGGTGCTGCGCTCCGTCTCCTGGCCCGTGCTGGTGTGGGAGTCGCCCGTGCAGCGGTGGGATTTCCAGGCCAACGCGTGCCCCGTCACGCCGGCGCGGGCCCGCGGGCCGCAGGGGGCGCTCGAACTGCACGTGCTGGAGCTGCGCGAGCGCTTCCCGGCGCGCAACGAGCTGAAGCTCGGCCGCAGCCTGGACAATGACGCGGTGCTCGAGGACCTCACCGTCTCGCGCACCCACGCCTTCTTCCGCAAGGAGCCGCACACGGGCGTGTGGCATGTGGTGGATGCCGGCAGCCACAACGGCACCTTCGTGGGCGGCGTGCTCATCGTCCCGGGCCGGCCCACGCCCCTGTTCGACCGCTCCGCGCTGCGCTTCGGGCGCGTGGAGGTGAGCTTCCTCCAGGCCGCCGCCTTCGAGCAGTACGTCCACGCGCGCCTGACGCCGCCGGCGGCGCGCTTGACGCACGTGGGGTGA
- a CDS encoding ComEA family DNA-binding protein translates to MRGPVRRMAWGVVLGLGLLGSSVAEARGKARTQYTGVVNLNEATEAELDRLPGVGMKAVQRILAQRAKRRFQRPEELVKVKGFGKKKFQKLKPYLTVTGPSTLTQQKASAEPPPPKPKG, encoded by the coding sequence GTGAGGGGGCCCGTGCGGCGGATGGCGTGGGGGGTGGTGCTGGGGCTGGGACTGCTCGGCTCCAGCGTGGCGGAGGCGCGCGGCAAGGCGCGCACCCAGTACACGGGCGTGGTGAACCTCAACGAGGCCACGGAGGCGGAGCTGGACCGGCTGCCCGGCGTGGGGATGAAGGCCGTGCAGCGCATCCTCGCGCAGCGGGCCAAGCGCCGCTTCCAGCGGCCCGAGGAGCTGGTGAAGGTGAAGGGCTTCGGCAAGAAGAAGTTCCAGAAGCTCAAGCCGTACCTGACGGTGACGGGCCCCTCGACGCTCACCCAACAGAAGGCCAGCGCCGAGCCCCCGCCCCCGAAGCCGAAGGGGTAA
- a CDS encoding TonB-dependent receptor plug domain-containing protein, with protein sequence MSSSVKAQETAAPAGPEVPVFSVPAVEVHAAPVSEPPESAAQRDPSGALTVIETADFGGAARDAAEVLATAPGVAVQDNGGYGQSKSLVVRGAAANGTLVLLDGIPLNGAGGIADLSRVPLALVERFEVLRGGAGARYGSGGLGGVVNVVTRRPGHEVQVAGEASYGSWDTVRGWGMVSGPVGEGEALLLLHGGRSTGNFRFLFDASPALPGDPLVERRRANNDARGAGGLLRLRHGLGETLELDALLELSTDDRGLAGTAQNPLPDARQEAGRVAASVRLSGESSGVQGSARAWFRGDRIGLSSGPLVTQGHQVQRVGGVEAEARTQLGERHGVSAVVTVSTEDVTGAEGAPGEDSRPGWWRASAMLMDEVSLAGELLRLIPSVRVERAGPYTLLSPKVGATVKLPEGFALRANVGQAHRAPSFQELYVRQGLLLPNPSLKPERVLYTDAAVVHRTEHSLASVGGFYSLYENLIAYELYPPFAAKPYNFASARAVGLEAEGEWRPFPWLAGAFSYTLLVSRNLRDDPRYYLKELPYRPRHKLSARASGGPRWLTGRVEVATQAAQFVNRTEEAVLPGRTFLHAGLSSTFGRTPELTVSLELKNLLDAQAEDLDGYPLPGRAAYVTVAASFGGSSKRTQTP encoded by the coding sequence ATGAGCAGTTCCGTGAAGGCCCAGGAGACCGCCGCCCCGGCCGGTCCCGAGGTGCCCGTCTTCTCCGTGCCCGCCGTGGAGGTCCACGCGGCCCCCGTGTCCGAGCCTCCCGAGTCGGCGGCCCAGCGGGACCCCAGCGGCGCGCTCACCGTCATTGAGACGGCGGACTTTGGCGGGGCGGCCCGCGACGCCGCCGAGGTGCTCGCCACGGCCCCGGGCGTGGCGGTGCAGGACAACGGCGGCTACGGCCAGAGCAAGAGCCTGGTGGTGCGCGGTGCCGCGGCCAACGGGACGCTCGTGCTGCTGGATGGCATTCCCCTGAACGGCGCGGGCGGCATCGCGGACCTGTCGCGCGTGCCGCTGGCGCTGGTGGAGCGCTTCGAGGTGCTGCGCGGGGGCGCGGGCGCCCGCTACGGCTCGGGCGGACTCGGGGGCGTGGTGAACGTCGTCACGCGGCGGCCTGGCCACGAAGTGCAGGTGGCGGGGGAGGCCAGCTATGGAAGCTGGGACACCGTGCGCGGGTGGGGGATGGTCTCGGGGCCGGTGGGGGAGGGCGAGGCGTTGCTGCTGCTCCATGGGGGACGCTCCACGGGGAACTTCCGCTTCCTCTTCGATGCGAGCCCCGCGCTGCCGGGAGATCCGCTCGTCGAGCGGCGCCGCGCGAACAACGACGCGCGGGGGGCCGGCGGGCTGCTCCGGCTGAGGCACGGGCTGGGCGAGACGCTGGAGCTGGATGCGCTGCTGGAGCTGTCCACCGATGACCGGGGGCTGGCGGGCACCGCGCAGAACCCATTGCCGGACGCGAGGCAGGAGGCCGGGCGGGTGGCGGCCAGCGTGCGGCTGTCGGGCGAGTCCAGCGGAGTGCAGGGCTCGGCGCGGGCGTGGTTCCGAGGGGACCGCATCGGGCTGTCCAGCGGACCCCTGGTCACGCAGGGCCACCAGGTGCAGCGCGTGGGCGGCGTGGAGGCGGAGGCGCGCACGCAGCTGGGTGAGCGGCACGGCGTCTCGGCGGTGGTGACGGTGTCCACCGAGGACGTCACCGGAGCGGAAGGCGCCCCCGGAGAGGATTCCCGGCCGGGCTGGTGGCGGGCCAGCGCCATGCTGATGGACGAGGTGAGCCTGGCAGGAGAGCTCCTGCGCCTCATTCCCTCGGTGCGGGTGGAGCGCGCGGGGCCGTATACGCTGCTGTCTCCGAAGGTGGGCGCCACGGTGAAGCTGCCGGAGGGCTTCGCGCTGCGGGCCAACGTGGGGCAGGCCCACCGCGCGCCCTCCTTCCAGGAGCTCTACGTGCGCCAGGGGTTGCTGTTGCCCAATCCCTCGCTGAAGCCCGAGCGGGTGCTCTACACGGACGCGGCGGTGGTGCACCGCACGGAGCATTCGCTGGCCTCGGTGGGCGGCTTCTACAGCCTCTACGAGAACCTCATCGCCTACGAGCTCTATCCCCCCTTCGCCGCCAAGCCGTACAACTTCGCCTCGGCGCGCGCGGTGGGCCTGGAGGCCGAGGGGGAGTGGCGCCCCTTCCCCTGGCTGGCCGGGGCGTTCAGCTACACCCTGCTCGTGTCGCGCAACCTCCGGGATGATCCGCGGTACTACCTCAAGGAACTGCCCTACCGGCCCCGCCACAAGCTGAGCGCCCGCGCCTCGGGCGGCCCCCGCTGGCTCACCGGCCGCGTGGAGGTGGCCACGCAGGCCGCGCAGTTCGTCAACCGCACGGAGGAAGCGGTGCTGCCCGGACGGACCTTCCTCCACGCGGGCCTCTCCAGCACCTTTGGCCGGACGCCCGAGCTGACCGTGTCGCTGGAACTCAAGAACCTCCTCGACGCCCAGGCCGAGGATCTCGACGGTTACCCCCTGCCCGGAAGGGCCGCCTACGTGACGGTGGCGGCCTCGTTCGGCGGCTCCTCGAAAAGGACCCAGACCCCATGA
- a CDS encoding DUF4175 family protein — translation MEALLAGVRAHQRRQLWLEGAVLGTGTLLVLALAGGFLALVWPLLGRWVLLLTLPAAVAAACAWSLGFARKMVGDDVRTARLVGQRRPELSLDVLAAVELRRGEGAQHHSAELADAFLSQMDVRTRRVSPASVVDGARVKRAGQGLGALVLVVGVVLALAGGRWRAGAVKAWEAGRDVEASAQLEPITGDIELTYRYPAYTGLAPRTVAGTNGEVSAPSGTEVLLKTRSDREVERAELSINGETLPLTVTGNRELTGSFVAKKTGTYHFIFYGSRTKPLAVGPGIALTVEADAAPQVALLTPATELEVDPDQEVSLKYTASDDYGLGELALVYRMPGSAQEQRIPLKREDGRRTQGLHAWKVHTLNAKPGDRITYYIEAKDNDAVEGPKRGVSRTLALRIYSAAEHRRAALEKIEAMWGRLVDHLAERLESPDRAKEKQLERIAAGQAVDASGQQLVSDMRALAQELSRERDVPVELVSALNNVSDGMVRRLTTTQDLRRIYLRTQKMRGEDWGTGARLTGAVNEEITETEKNILYLESLLDRQKLEALRELAEELNAQRRDLTQLLEEYKKSPSDEARQQVMQQIQQMRERIQELVRRMAELRKSIRDEHLNAEALEEMMKDQDVSSALDDVERLMREGKVDEAMAKLQELSMQMDQMMESLNEAQQEFGGEQYPELTEKFGKFMEDLQQTVQEQQQVSEATKALRDKARQQNRERISERGKAMKDDLMRQVEQVQKSYSELGSERLDSRSAAPMAEAQSQLENLKNALKQDDFDLASEAAQRAEEMAQQLAALGERQRQLDEMFGNPPDAREQSAQMAQRLQRDANRVQDVNQQLQSLFPQPGSQMSAQDRQQLQQLGQQQQSLEQRAQGLRQQMEEMEQTAPLFGKEAGEQMEGIGQRMGEAAQRMQGQDPGRGYGEQQAALDGLRRFQKQMRESQQGGGKGGLPLPMGAGGRGREGNGNDPRDKVELPDEDAFQAPKEFRKDLLDAMKQGAPERYREQVKRYYEELVK, via the coding sequence GTGGAGGCCCTGCTGGCCGGGGTCCGTGCCCACCAGCGCCGCCAGCTCTGGCTCGAAGGGGCCGTGCTGGGAACGGGCACCCTGCTGGTGCTGGCCCTCGCGGGCGGCTTCCTCGCGCTCGTGTGGCCGCTGCTCGGCCGGTGGGTGCTGCTGCTGACCCTGCCCGCGGCCGTGGCGGCGGCGTGCGCCTGGAGCCTTGGGTTCGCCCGGAAGATGGTGGGCGACGATGTCCGGACCGCCCGGCTGGTGGGGCAGCGGCGGCCGGAGCTGTCCCTGGACGTGCTCGCCGCCGTGGAGCTGCGCCGGGGGGAAGGCGCGCAGCACCACTCCGCGGAGCTGGCGGACGCGTTCCTCTCGCAGATGGATGTCCGGACGCGCCGGGTCAGCCCCGCCAGCGTCGTGGACGGAGCCCGGGTGAAGCGTGCCGGCCAGGGGCTGGGCGCCCTGGTGCTGGTGGTGGGCGTGGTGCTGGCGCTCGCGGGAGGCCGCTGGCGCGCGGGCGCGGTGAAGGCGTGGGAGGCGGGCCGGGACGTCGAGGCCTCCGCCCAGCTGGAGCCCATCACCGGCGACATCGAGCTGACGTACCGCTACCCGGCCTACACGGGGCTGGCGCCGCGCACCGTGGCCGGGACCAACGGCGAGGTGAGCGCCCCGTCCGGCACCGAGGTGCTGCTCAAGACGCGCTCGGACCGGGAGGTGGAGCGCGCGGAGCTGAGCATCAACGGGGAGACCCTGCCGCTCACCGTCACGGGCAACCGGGAGCTGACGGGCTCCTTCGTGGCGAAGAAGACCGGCACCTACCACTTCATTTTCTACGGCTCGCGCACCAAGCCCCTGGCCGTCGGGCCCGGCATCGCCCTCACCGTCGAGGCGGACGCGGCCCCTCAAGTCGCGCTGCTCACCCCGGCCACGGAGCTGGAGGTGGACCCGGACCAGGAAGTCTCCCTCAAGTACACCGCCTCGGATGACTACGGGCTGGGAGAGCTGGCGCTCGTCTACCGCATGCCCGGCTCGGCGCAGGAGCAGCGCATTCCGCTCAAGCGCGAGGATGGCCGCCGCACCCAGGGGCTCCATGCGTGGAAGGTCCATACGCTCAACGCGAAGCCCGGCGACCGCATCACCTATTACATCGAGGCGAAGGACAACGATGCAGTGGAGGGCCCCAAGCGCGGGGTCAGCCGCACGCTGGCGCTGCGCATCTACAGCGCCGCCGAGCACCGCCGCGCCGCCCTGGAGAAGATCGAAGCGATGTGGGGCCGGCTGGTGGACCACCTCGCCGAGCGGCTGGAGAGCCCGGACCGGGCGAAGGAGAAGCAGTTGGAGCGCATCGCCGCGGGCCAGGCGGTGGACGCCAGCGGCCAGCAGCTCGTCTCGGACATGCGCGCTCTGGCCCAGGAGCTGTCGCGCGAGCGCGACGTCCCGGTGGAGCTCGTCTCGGCGCTGAACAACGTCTCGGATGGCATGGTCCGCAGGCTCACCACCACGCAGGACCTGCGCCGCATCTACCTGCGCACCCAGAAGATGCGCGGCGAGGACTGGGGCACGGGGGCGCGGCTGACCGGGGCGGTGAACGAGGAAATCACCGAGACGGAGAAGAACATCCTCTATCTGGAGTCGCTGCTCGACCGGCAGAAGCTGGAGGCGCTGCGCGAGCTGGCCGAGGAGCTCAACGCCCAGCGGCGGGATTTGACGCAGCTCCTGGAGGAGTACAAGAAGAGCCCCAGCGACGAGGCCCGGCAGCAGGTGATGCAGCAGATCCAGCAGATGCGCGAGCGCATCCAGGAGCTGGTGCGGCGCATGGCCGAGCTGCGCAAGAGCATCCGCGACGAGCACCTCAACGCCGAGGCGCTCGAGGAGATGATGAAGGACCAGGACGTCTCCAGCGCGCTGGACGACGTGGAGCGGCTCATGCGCGAGGGCAAGGTGGACGAGGCCATGGCCAAGCTCCAGGAGCTCTCCATGCAGATGGACCAGATGATGGAGTCGCTCAACGAGGCGCAGCAGGAGTTCGGCGGCGAGCAGTACCCGGAGCTGACGGAGAAGTTCGGCAAGTTCATGGAGGACCTGCAGCAGACGGTGCAGGAGCAGCAGCAGGTCTCCGAGGCCACCAAGGCCCTGCGCGACAAGGCCCGCCAGCAGAACCGCGAGCGCATCTCCGAGCGCGGCAAGGCGATGAAGGACGACCTGATGCGCCAGGTGGAGCAGGTGCAGAAGAGCTACTCGGAGCTGGGCTCGGAGCGGCTCGACAGCCGCTCCGCGGCCCCCATGGCCGAGGCCCAGTCCCAGCTGGAGAACCTGAAGAACGCGCTGAAGCAGGACGACTTCGACCTGGCCTCGGAGGCCGCCCAGCGCGCCGAGGAGATGGCCCAGCAGCTCGCCGCCCTGGGCGAGCGCCAGCGCCAGCTCGACGAGATGTTCGGCAACCCGCCCGACGCGCGCGAGCAGTCCGCCCAGATGGCGCAGCGGCTCCAGCGCGACGCGAACCGCGTGCAGGACGTGAACCAGCAGCTCCAGTCGCTCTTCCCCCAGCCGGGCTCGCAGATGAGCGCCCAGGACCGGCAGCAGCTCCAGCAGCTCGGCCAGCAGCAGCAGTCCCTGGAGCAGCGCGCCCAGGGGCTGCGCCAGCAGATGGAGGAGATGGAGCAGACGGCGCCCCTGTTCGGCAAGGAGGCCGGCGAGCAGATGGAGGGCATTGGCCAGCGCATGGGCGAGGCCGCCCAGCGGATGCAGGGGCAGGACCCGGGCCGGGGCTACGGCGAGCAGCAGGCGGCGCTCGATGGGCTGCGGCGCTTCCAGAAGCAGATGCGCGAGAGCCAGCAGGGCGGCGGCAAGGGCGGGCTGCCCCTGCCCATGGGCGCCGGCGGCCGGGGCCGGGAGGGCAACGGCAATGATCCGCGCGACAAGGTGGAGCTGCCCGACGAGGACGCCTTCCAGGCCCCCAAGGAGTTCCGCAAGGACCTGCTGGACGCGATGAAGCAAGGGGCCCCCGAGCGGTACCGGGAGCAGGTGAAGCGCTACTACGAGGAGCTGGTGAAGTGA
- a CDS encoding AEC family transporter gives MVTVLSLLGVCLVLGALARRSGRFPQQTAAVLNAFVLFISLPALVLGAVHRLEFQPSLLVAAATPWLLFLGAWGLCHAVGPRLGLGRTSIASLVLTAGLGNTAFVGLPMAEALLGREGLSVAVVVDQLGSFLVLATLATFVAARAAAGETPPDLTTLLRKVVVFPPFVALVLALVLRPWAFPDWLETLLGRLSAPLTPLTLFSVGFQLQLRGLRSRLGALGLGLGYKLALAPALVMLGMWWVPGMAPVVREATLLQSAMAPMVSGAILASEHDLDVEIAVLMVGLGIPLSFATAPLWLWLAR, from the coding sequence ATGGTGACCGTTCTCTCCCTGCTGGGCGTGTGCCTGGTGCTCGGCGCGCTCGCCCGCCGCAGTGGCCGCTTTCCCCAGCAGACGGCCGCGGTGCTCAACGCCTTCGTGCTCTTCATCAGCCTGCCCGCGCTGGTGCTGGGCGCGGTGCACCGGCTGGAGTTCCAGCCCTCGCTGCTGGTGGCCGCCGCCACCCCGTGGCTCCTCTTCCTGGGCGCGTGGGGGCTCTGCCATGCGGTGGGGCCGCGCCTGGGGCTGGGGCGGACCTCCATCGCCTCGCTGGTGCTCACCGCGGGCCTGGGCAACACCGCCTTCGTGGGGCTGCCCATGGCCGAAGCGCTGCTGGGCCGGGAGGGGCTCTCCGTGGCCGTGGTGGTGGATCAGCTGGGCTCGTTTCTCGTGCTCGCCACGCTGGCCACCTTCGTCGCCGCCCGCGCCGCCGCGGGCGAGACGCCGCCGGACCTCACCACGCTCCTGCGCAAGGTGGTGGTCTTCCCGCCCTTCGTGGCGCTCGTGCTCGCGCTGGTGCTGCGCCCCTGGGCGTTTCCCGACTGGCTCGAGACGCTGCTGGGGCGGCTCAGCGCCCCGCTCACCCCGCTGACGCTCTTCTCGGTGGGCTTCCAGCTTCAGCTCCGGGGCCTCCGCTCCCGCCTGGGCGCCCTGGGGCTGGGGCTGGGCTACAAGCTGGCGCTGGCGCCCGCCCTGGTGATGCTGGGGATGTGGTGGGTGCCGGGCATGGCGCCCGTGGTGCGCGAGGCCACGCTGCTTCAGAGCGCCATGGCGCCCATGGTCAGCGGCGCCATCCTCGCCTCCGAGCACGACCTGGATGTGGAGATCGCCGTGCTCATGGTGGGGCTGGGCATTCCCTTGAGCTTCGCCACCGCGCCGCTCTGGCTCTGGCTGGCGCGGTGA
- a CDS encoding peptidase MA family metallohydrolase, with protein sequence MSRNRDASAREARHRGGRGHGLGATLALLALLLATPPAHADEDLKSEVKARLTRIEESLDGWDVVGARRELTQLEELVPADIEPLKYFQGRIAFEEGQYTEAVELLQAARVEDKPGSYLRLAKDTQRIFKNHQRTESDHFILFYPKGKEEILVPYALETLEATYRAMVEDLGWTPPGKVRVELVNNARELSKVSTLTYEQIQTTGTIAICKFSKLMLTSPKAVARGYDWQDTLAHEYIHLVVSQMSHNTVPIWLHEGLAKFMESRWRGKAGMAMTPSTLALLGRRVKADTLIPFEKMHPSIAMLPTAEDAATAFAEVYYAIDYVHQTKGTAGLRTIIQELRKGQQDRKAVEAAMGVPFALFEKSWLAHIKKQPFPKELLPRDEVVLKEHDKGKDKEDPKKGKEISFGDFVEVTEVPARKFAHLGELLRERNRMLAASEEYAKAHAIVGDKYESVSNKYALALLHLKRLEEAEQVLRGSLRVHPGSPQTNVHLGRILLFRKDYPKAKAAYQEALSTNPFDPEVHVALTRIHQALGETALEARTRAASALLLNKEPDQVDSLVQAFLREHGQLSEMDVSGEPAEAPAPTPATDGGP encoded by the coding sequence GTGAGCCGGAACCGGGATGCTTCCGCGCGCGAGGCGCGCCACCGCGGCGGGCGGGGACATGGGCTGGGGGCCACCCTGGCCCTGCTGGCCTTGCTCCTGGCCACGCCTCCGGCCCACGCGGACGAGGACCTCAAGAGCGAGGTCAAAGCGCGCCTGACGCGCATCGAGGAGTCGCTGGACGGCTGGGACGTGGTGGGCGCACGCCGCGAGCTGACGCAGCTGGAGGAGCTGGTCCCCGCGGACATCGAGCCGCTGAAGTACTTCCAGGGGCGCATCGCCTTCGAGGAGGGGCAGTACACCGAGGCGGTGGAGCTGCTCCAGGCCGCGCGGGTGGAGGACAAGCCCGGCAGCTACCTGCGGCTGGCCAAGGACACGCAGCGCATCTTCAAGAACCACCAGCGCACCGAGAGCGACCACTTCATCCTCTTCTACCCGAAGGGCAAGGAGGAGATCCTCGTGCCCTACGCGCTGGAGACGCTGGAGGCCACCTACCGGGCCATGGTGGAGGACCTGGGGTGGACGCCGCCCGGCAAGGTGCGCGTGGAGCTGGTGAACAACGCCCGCGAGCTGTCCAAGGTCAGCACCCTCACCTACGAGCAGATTCAGACGACGGGTACCATCGCCATCTGCAAGTTCAGCAAGCTGATGCTCACGAGCCCCAAGGCCGTGGCGCGCGGCTACGACTGGCAGGACACGCTGGCGCACGAGTACATCCACCTGGTGGTCAGCCAGATGAGCCACAACACGGTGCCCATCTGGCTGCACGAGGGGCTGGCCAAGTTCATGGAGTCGCGCTGGCGCGGCAAGGCCGGCATGGCGATGACGCCCTCCACGCTGGCGCTGCTGGGCCGGCGCGTGAAGGCCGACACGCTCATCCCCTTCGAGAAGATGCACCCGTCCATCGCCATGCTGCCCACGGCGGAGGACGCGGCCACGGCGTTCGCCGAGGTCTATTACGCCATCGACTACGTGCACCAGACGAAGGGCACCGCGGGGCTGCGCACCATCATCCAGGAGCTGCGCAAGGGGCAACAGGACCGCAAGGCGGTGGAGGCCGCCATGGGGGTGCCCTTTGCCCTGTTCGAGAAGTCCTGGCTGGCGCACATCAAGAAGCAGCCCTTCCCCAAGGAGCTGCTGCCGCGCGACGAAGTGGTGCTCAAGGAGCACGACAAGGGCAAGGACAAGGAGGACCCCAAGAAGGGCAAGGAGATCTCCTTCGGCGACTTCGTCGAGGTGACGGAGGTGCCGGCGCGCAAGTTCGCGCACCTGGGCGAGCTGCTGCGCGAGCGCAACCGGATGCTGGCCGCCTCCGAGGAGTACGCCAAGGCGCACGCCATCGTCGGGGACAAGTACGAGTCGGTGTCCAACAAGTACGCGCTGGCGCTGCTGCACCTCAAGCGGCTGGAGGAGGCCGAGCAGGTGCTGCGCGGCTCGCTGCGGGTCCACCCCGGCTCGCCCCAGACGAACGTGCACCTGGGCCGCATCCTGCTGTTCCGCAAGGACTACCCGAAGGCGAAGGCGGCCTACCAGGAGGCGCTGTCCACCAACCCGTTTGATCCCGAGGTCCACGTGGCGCTCACCCGCATCCACCAGGCCCTGGGCGAGACGGCGCTGGAGGCCCGCACGCGCGCGGCGAGCGCGCTGCTGCTCAACAAGGAGCCCGACCAGGTGGACAGCCTCGTCCAGGCCTTCCTGCGCGAGCACGGCCAGCTGTCCGAGATGGACGTCTCGGGCGAGCCCGCGGAGGCCCCGGCCCCCACGCCCGCCACCGACGGCGGTCCTTGA
- a CDS encoding MarR family winged helix-turn-helix transcriptional regulator, with protein sequence MKELDESGGTEAETRAKTQGPPLGEVLEFMRLLWAVDHGLQSTSKRMESNLGVTGPQRLVLRLVGRFPGITAGALAQILHVHPSTLTGVLKRLEKRGLLERKSDPLDGRKALFALTEAGRTLDVPATGTVESAVQRVLSRMSRPHILHTQDMLTALATELGGISTGAMSSEPATQTDTDAG encoded by the coding sequence ATGAAGGAGCTGGACGAGAGCGGCGGGACGGAAGCGGAGACACGGGCCAAGACCCAGGGGCCTCCGTTGGGAGAGGTGCTCGAGTTCATGCGCCTGTTGTGGGCGGTGGATCACGGCCTGCAATCGACTTCCAAGCGGATGGAATCGAACCTGGGCGTCACTGGCCCGCAGCGGTTGGTGCTGCGGTTGGTGGGCCGCTTCCCGGGCATCACCGCCGGCGCGCTGGCGCAGATTCTCCACGTGCACCCCAGCACCCTCACGGGCGTGCTCAAGCGGCTGGAGAAGCGGGGCCTGCTGGAGCGCAAGTCGGATCCGCTCGATGGGCGCAAGGCGCTCTTCGCCCTCACCGAGGCGGGCCGCACGCTGGATGTGCCCGCCACGGGCACGGTGGAGTCGGCCGTGCAGCGCGTGCTGTCGCGCATGTCGCGGCCGCACATCCTCCACACCCAGGACATGCTGACCGCGCTCGCCACGGAGCTGGGCGGCATCTCCACCGGCGCCATGTCCTCGGAGCCGGCCACGCAGACGGACACGGACGCCGGCTGA
- a CDS encoding MDR family MFS transporter, giving the protein MLRATMASPTLAARVTAQVRAAAGGLPATFWFLWTGTLVNRLGSFVTPLLAIYLTRERGFSAEQAGLVASLQGAGAVLSGPLGGAIADRLGRRAALVLSLWLGSAGMLFLGFSETFLWIHLAAFTLGVLGEMYRPVVSTTIADVVRPEDRVRAYGLLFWVVNIGFAIALPLAGWASQAGFRLLFIADAATTFVYGCLVWWRVPESGAPRGTSARAFLPSLRPMLAPLKDKVFRGFGIPTFLGAFIFFQCMVSLSLDLKDRGFTTAEFGLVMSVNGTLIVLLQPFVSTWVTRWRRSAVLAASGLLTGVGFGLHALSVNLTLAALAVVVWTLGEILHGAVSLSVVADLAPPEQRGSYQGAYYMLWGLAGCAAPAVGGWVLDHLGRNALWGGCLVLGLIVAGWHLAVAQDRRRHLEALRLRFEGVSAHED; this is encoded by the coding sequence ATGCTGCGCGCCACCATGGCCTCCCCCACCCTTGCCGCCCGCGTCACCGCCCAGGTACGTGCCGCCGCGGGAGGCCTCCCCGCGACGTTCTGGTTCCTGTGGACGGGGACGCTGGTGAACCGCCTGGGCAGCTTCGTGACGCCCCTGCTGGCCATCTACCTGACGCGCGAGCGCGGCTTCTCCGCGGAGCAGGCGGGCCTCGTCGCCTCGCTGCAAGGCGCCGGCGCGGTGCTGTCCGGGCCCCTGGGCGGGGCCATCGCCGACCGGCTCGGGCGAAGGGCCGCGTTGGTGCTGAGCCTGTGGCTGGGCAGCGCCGGCATGCTGTTCCTGGGCTTCTCGGAGACGTTCCTGTGGATCCACCTCGCCGCCTTCACGCTGGGCGTCCTGGGCGAGATGTACCGGCCCGTGGTCTCCACCACCATCGCGGACGTGGTGCGCCCGGAGGACCGCGTGCGGGCCTATGGCCTGCTCTTCTGGGTGGTGAACATCGGGTTCGCCATCGCCCTGCCGCTGGCGGGGTGGGCCTCCCAGGCCGGCTTCCGCCTGCTGTTCATCGCGGATGCGGCCACCACCTTCGTGTACGGCTGCCTCGTCTGGTGGCGGGTGCCCGAGAGCGGTGCCCCGCGCGGCACGTCCGCCCGCGCGTTCCTGCCCTCGCTGCGCCCCATGCTGGCGCCCTTGAAGGACAAGGTTTTCCGGGGCTTCGGCATCCCCACCTTCCTGGGCGCCTTCATCTTCTTCCAGTGCATGGTGTCGCTCTCGCTGGACCTGAAGGACCGGGGGTTCACCACCGCCGAGTTCGGCCTGGTGATGTCGGTCAACGGCACGCTCATCGTGCTGCTCCAGCCCTTCGTGAGCACATGGGTGACCCGGTGGCGCCGCTCGGCGGTGCTGGCCGCCTCGGGGCTGCTCACCGGCGTGGGCTTCGGGCTGCACGCCCTGTCGGTCAACCTGACCCTGGCCGCGCTCGCCGTGGTGGTGTGGACCCTGGGCGAGATTCTCCACGGCGCGGTGTCCCTCTCGGTGGTGGCGGACCTGGCGCCGCCCGAGCAGCGGGGCAGCTACCAGGGCGCCTATTACATGCTGTGGGGACTGGCCGGTTGCGCGGCCCCCGCGGTGGGCGGCTGGGTGCTGGACCACCTGGGGCGCAACGCCCTCTGGGGCGGCTGTCTGGTGTTGGGCCTGATTGTGGCGGGATGGCACCTGGCCGTGGCCCAGGACCGGCGCCGCCACCTGGAAGCCCTGCGGTTGAGGTTCGAGGGCGTGAGCGCCCACGAGGATTGA